Proteins encoded within one genomic window of Cyprinus carpio isolate SPL01 chromosome B22, ASM1834038v1, whole genome shotgun sequence:
- the LOC109104024 gene encoding LOW QUALITY PROTEIN: major facilitator superfamily domain-containing protein 6-A-like (The sequence of the model RefSeq protein was modified relative to this genomic sequence to represent the inferred CDS: inserted 1 base in 1 codon) — MADDRVAILTDDEEELKRRHLDRFDRLSLEIQSDQPSQSSVDNVTNDAAPTPSPQHDMSCCERLFLRVNPYLLVSKVFYLFFYAAYGSLHPLLALYYKQLGMNPTQSGLLVGIRYFIEFCSAPFWGIIADRFRKGKAVLLFSMLCWLLFNSGIGIVQPADMTCKEENLPTTTTMVPTVQTTTSNETFYLNTSSIPTTNQMRRRRDLIGHYPWRTILSHSSEHRFKRDSNLSFTVAPVEFANTTQSDQNTTSLELSTSVSASTPNATSGSTTQSTTTKPNQTPEYNMDQVHAIFLLILLIIIIGEFFSAPAITIVDTVTLQYLGSHRDRYGLQRMWGSLGWGIAMLCVGIWIDHTSTDLVIGSMECSMENYKNYNIAFIVFGVLMGIALIIATQFKFDVQHQDRSEGTEVGNQQQNAQHRGSPGTENSETPTIVQVEEFHFWDLMRLLCGVQYGTVLFVAWFMGFGYGFVFTFLYWHLQDLTGTTTLFGVCSVLSHVSELAAYFTSHKFIELVGHIRVLYIGLACNTARYLYISYLKNAWTVLPMEVLQGITHASVWAACISYLSAAVPPXLRTRAQVHTCQEDKMLAENIPIPFSPVPIATIDLVQNTTDAAAPARPEPKLPARKTRHQEEQEDLNKPAWVPSGSPWVSVALLFYQIKEMVIIAKTHVEVQHLQVTQKKLRGRW, encoded by the exons ATGGCTGATGACCGTGTAGCCATCTTAACCGACGATGAAGAGGAGCTGAAGAGAAGACACCTCGACCGTTTTGACCGCCTGTCGCTTGAGATTCAGTCAGATCAGCCTTCGCAATCATCTGTGGACAATGTAACTAATGATGCAGCACCAACTCCATCCCCACAACATGACATGAGCTGCTGTGAACGATTGTTCCTACGGGTCAACCCCTACCTTCTTGTGtcaaaagtgttttatttgttcttcTATGCTGCTTATGGTTCCCTCCATCCCCTTCTTGCTTTGTACTACAAGCAGCTGGGGATGAATCCCACCCAAAGTGGTCTCCTAGTGGGAATCCGTTATTTCATTGAGTTCTGTAGCGCCCCTTTTTGGGGCATTATTGCAGATCGTTTCAGGAAAGGTAAAGCAGTCTTATTGTTCTCAATGTTATGCTGGCTCCTCTTCAATTCTGGGATTGGAATTGTGCAACCAGCAGACATGACGTGTAAAGAAGAGAACCTCCCGACGACCACAACCATGGTACCGACTGTCCAGACTACCACATCTAATGAGACATTCTACCTTAACACCAGTTCCATCCCGACAACAAACCAGATGAGACGCCGCAGGGATCTGATTGGACACTACCCTTGGCGAACCATCCTTTCCCACAGCTCTGAACACAGATTCAAACGGGATTCCAACTTAAGTTTCACTGTTGCACCTGTTGAATTTGCTAACACAACACAATCTGACCAAAACACCACAAGCCTTGAGCTAAGCACATCTGTCTCAGCATCCACCCCCAATGCCACGTCCGGCAGCACTACTCAAAGTACTAcgaccaaaccaaaccaaacacctGAATATAACATGGACCAGGTTCACGCCATTTTCCTGCTGATTctgctcatcatcatcattggCGAGTTTTTCAGTGCTCCAGCCATTACTATCGTAGATACG GTGACACTGCAGTACCTTGGTTCACATCGTGACCGCTACGGTCTCCAGCGAATGTGGGGATCTCTAGGATGGGGTATCGCCATGCTCTGCGTAGGTATCTGGATTGACCACACTAGCACTGACCTTGTCATCGGCAGCATGGAATGCTCAATGGAAAATTACAAGAACTACAATATTGCCTTCATCGTGTTCGGCGTATTAATGGGAATCGCTTTGATTATTGCTACTCAGTTTAAGTTTGATGTTCAGCACCAAGACAGGAGCGAAGGAACCGAGGTTGGCAACCAGCAGCAAAATGCCCAACATAGAGGTTCCCCTGGGACGGAGAATTCCGAGACCCCAACAATCGTCCAAGTTGAGGAGTTTCACTTCTGGGACTTGATGCGACTGCTGTGCGGTGTACAGTACGGCACCGTGTTGTTCGTGGCCTGGTTCATGGGCTTCGGCTATGGATTTGTTTTCACTTTCCTTTACTGGCATTTACAGGACCTGACAGGAACCACAACTCTGTTTGGTGTTTGTTCTGTCCTGAGTCATGTGTCGGAGCTTGCTGCCTATTTCACCAGCCATAAATTCATCGAACTGGTAGGACACATCAG AGTTTTGTACATCGGCCTGGCCTGTAACACAGCACGCTACCTCTATATCTCGTATCTGAAGAATGCCTGGACTGTGCTGCCAATGGAAGTGCTGCAAG GCATAACACATGCGTCTGTATGGGCGGCGTGTATCTCATATTTGAGTGCGGCTGTACCTC GACTTCGGACACGTGCTCAAGTGCATACCTGCCAGG AGGACAAGATGCTAGCAGAGAACATTCCTATCCCATTCAGTCCAGTTCCCATAGCAACCATTGACCTGGTTCAGAACACAACAGACGCGGCCGCACCTGCTCGACCTGAACCCAAACTTCCAGCTCGGAAAACACGGCaccaggaagagcaggaggatCTGAACAAGCCCGCTTGGGTTCCCTCCGGGTCTCCGTGGGTTTCAGTCGCTCTCCTGTTCTACCAAATCAAAGAGATGGTCATCATAGCAAAGACCCATGTTGAGGTCCAGCACCTTCAGGTAACGCAGAAGAAACTAAGAGGACGATGGTGA
- the LOC109104026 gene encoding NGFI-A-binding protein 1-like isoform X2, with translation MSVLLPRSLGELQLYRILQKANLLCYYEAFIQQGGDDVQQLCEAGEEEFLEIMALVGMATKPLHVRRLQKALRDWVTNPSIFNQPLTSLPVCSIPVYKLPESSHSNGQQNQLAVPRALLPTSPSPGRLDISRDGTPGCSPLQGASETRFWGSESEHSLSPSGACSPCSPHDTLDALDSAAVQCVMECVERLAQTLPKSDLTEVKEHIRANKKLSKMIGHICEMSEDDPQKEAEIRKYSAIYGRFDSKRRDGRQLTMHELTVNEASAQLCMKDLSLLTRRDELFSLARQISREVTYKYTRRSSRSHCGDEDEPSPKRIKSEDGVYDLQEALHVLHMRQEMVREQLAIAKSKGEETIRHSLQVQLDSLLAKQVELLRDAAVQERLKSLDWRIPTAALKYLAPTAQHCNSGLSHLSGERPLNLRLTDVPLGRQLANELKRHHKQNAEERNHNQQTSEDRMTATIENGSQKEPRLLEKKTIKSEPEDSR, from the exons ATGTCAGTGCTGCTGCCACGTTCCTTGGGCGAGCTGCAACTGTACCGGATCCTGCAGAAGGCAAACTTGCTCTGCTACTACGAAGCCTTCATCCAGCAGGGCGGCGACGATGTGCAGCAGCTCTGTGAGGCTGGTGAGGAAGAGTTCCTCGAGATCATGGCCCTTGTCGGAATGGCGACCAAACCCCTTCACGTTCGAAGACTCCAGAAGGCTCTACGGGATTGGGTCACCAACCCTTCCATCTTCAACCAACCATTGACGTCTCTTCCTGTTTGCAGTATACCAGTGTACAAGCTACCCGAAAGTTCCCACAGCAATGGGCAACAGAACCAGCTTGCAGTTCCCAGGGCGTTATTACCCACAAGCCCCAGTCCTGGAAGACTGGATATAAGCAGGGATGGCACGCCAGGGTGCTCCCCGCTGCAAGGGGCTAGCGAGACTCGTTTCTGGGGAAGCGAGAGCGAGCACAGCCTATCCCCATCTGGAGCCTGTTCTCCGTGTTCACCTCACGACACTCTCGATGCTCTCGATTCTGCCGCTGTCCAGTGCGTGATGGAGTGCGTAGAGCGACTAGCCCAAACGTTGCCCAAGAGCGACCTCACAGAAGTCAAAGAACACATCCGCGCCAATAAGAAGCTCAGCAAGATGATCGGTCACATCTGCGAGATGAGCGAAGACGATCCACAGAAGGAGGCGGAGATTCGGAAATACAGCGCCATCTATGGGCGGTTCGATTCCAAGAGACGGGACGGGCGGCAGCTTACGATGCATGAG CTAACGGTCAATGAAGCATCCGCTCAGCTGTGCATGAAAGATCTATCGCTGCTGACACGAAGAGATGAACTTTTCTCTCTGGCCAGGCAGATTTCACGTGAAGTTACCTACAAATACACCCGCAGGAGCAGCAG GTCCCACTGCGGTGATGAAGATGAACCATCTCCCAAGAGGATCAAATCTGAA GATGGTGTCTACGATCTACAGGAGGCTCTTCACGTTCTTCATATGCGTCAGGAGATGGTGAGAGAGCAGCTCGCAATCGCCAAATCTAAAGGAGAGGAGACGATCAGACATAGTCTACAG GTACAGCTGGACTCTCTATTGGCCAAACAGGTGGAGCTCTTGCGTGACGCTGCTGTCCAAGAAAGACTGAAATCGTTGGACTGGCGGATTCCAACTGCGGCACTGAAATACCTCGCTCCCACTGCTCAACACTGCAACAGTGGCCTCTCACATCTCTCTG GTGAGAGACCCCTAAACTTGCGTCTGACCGATGTGCCACTGGGCAGGCAATTAGCCAATGAGCTCAAACGACATCACAAACAGAACGCTGAGGAACGAAATCATAATCAACAAACCTCTGAAGATAGAATGACGGCGACCATAG AAAATGGGTCTCAGAAGGAGCCCAGGCTTCTGGAAAAGAAGACCATCAAATCAGAACCAGAGGACTCCAGATAA
- the LOC109104026 gene encoding NGFI-A-binding protein 1-like isoform X1 — protein sequence MSLQRTFSPSREAERCLESAASTGSSRAHQMRKRAMSVLLPRSLGELQLYRILQKANLLCYYEAFIQQGGDDVQQLCEAGEEEFLEIMALVGMATKPLHVRRLQKALRDWVTNPSIFNQPLTSLPVCSIPVYKLPESSHSNGQQNQLAVPRALLPTSPSPGRLDISRDGTPGCSPLQGASETRFWGSESEHSLSPSGACSPCSPHDTLDALDSAAVQCVMECVERLAQTLPKSDLTEVKEHIRANKKLSKMIGHICEMSEDDPQKEAEIRKYSAIYGRFDSKRRDGRQLTMHELTVNEASAQLCMKDLSLLTRRDELFSLARQISREVTYKYTRRSSRSHCGDEDEPSPKRIKSEDGVYDLQEALHVLHMRQEMVREQLAIAKSKGEETIRHSLQVQLDSLLAKQVELLRDAAVQERLKSLDWRIPTAALKYLAPTAQHCNSGLSHLSGERPLNLRLTDVPLGRQLANELKRHHKQNAEERNHNQQTSEDRMTATIENGSQKEPRLLEKKTIKSEPEDSR from the exons ATGAGCCTTCAACGCACTTTCTCTCCTTCGCGAGAGGCGGAGCGCTGCCTCGAGTCAGCGGCGAGCACCGGGAGCAGTCGCGCGCACCAGATGCGAAAGAGAG CCATGTCAGTGCTGCTGCCACGTTCCTTGGGCGAGCTGCAACTGTACCGGATCCTGCAGAAGGCAAACTTGCTCTGCTACTACGAAGCCTTCATCCAGCAGGGCGGCGACGATGTGCAGCAGCTCTGTGAGGCTGGTGAGGAAGAGTTCCTCGAGATCATGGCCCTTGTCGGAATGGCGACCAAACCCCTTCACGTTCGAAGACTCCAGAAGGCTCTACGGGATTGGGTCACCAACCCTTCCATCTTCAACCAACCATTGACGTCTCTTCCTGTTTGCAGTATACCAGTGTACAAGCTACCCGAAAGTTCCCACAGCAATGGGCAACAGAACCAGCTTGCAGTTCCCAGGGCGTTATTACCCACAAGCCCCAGTCCTGGAAGACTGGATATAAGCAGGGATGGCACGCCAGGGTGCTCCCCGCTGCAAGGGGCTAGCGAGACTCGTTTCTGGGGAAGCGAGAGCGAGCACAGCCTATCCCCATCTGGAGCCTGTTCTCCGTGTTCACCTCACGACACTCTCGATGCTCTCGATTCTGCCGCTGTCCAGTGCGTGATGGAGTGCGTAGAGCGACTAGCCCAAACGTTGCCCAAGAGCGACCTCACAGAAGTCAAAGAACACATCCGCGCCAATAAGAAGCTCAGCAAGATGATCGGTCACATCTGCGAGATGAGCGAAGACGATCCACAGAAGGAGGCGGAGATTCGGAAATACAGCGCCATCTATGGGCGGTTCGATTCCAAGAGACGGGACGGGCGGCAGCTTACGATGCATGAG CTAACGGTCAATGAAGCATCCGCTCAGCTGTGCATGAAAGATCTATCGCTGCTGACACGAAGAGATGAACTTTTCTCTCTGGCCAGGCAGATTTCACGTGAAGTTACCTACAAATACACCCGCAGGAGCAGCAG GTCCCACTGCGGTGATGAAGATGAACCATCTCCCAAGAGGATCAAATCTGAA GATGGTGTCTACGATCTACAGGAGGCTCTTCACGTTCTTCATATGCGTCAGGAGATGGTGAGAGAGCAGCTCGCAATCGCCAAATCTAAAGGAGAGGAGACGATCAGACATAGTCTACAG GTACAGCTGGACTCTCTATTGGCCAAACAGGTGGAGCTCTTGCGTGACGCTGCTGTCCAAGAAAGACTGAAATCGTTGGACTGGCGGATTCCAACTGCGGCACTGAAATACCTCGCTCCCACTGCTCAACACTGCAACAGTGGCCTCTCACATCTCTCTG GTGAGAGACCCCTAAACTTGCGTCTGACCGATGTGCCACTGGGCAGGCAATTAGCCAATGAGCTCAAACGACATCACAAACAGAACGCTGAGGAACGAAATCATAATCAACAAACCTCTGAAGATAGAATGACGGCGACCATAG AAAATGGGTCTCAGAAGGAGCCCAGGCTTCTGGAAAAGAAGACCATCAAATCAGAACCAGAGGACTCCAGATAA
- the LOC109082145 gene encoding leucine-rich repeat-containing protein 3B-like, which produces MTDTKLRTSRMHLLFVLPLVLEVQSISMSQNLTYDCTCYEELKFTNCTSRNFTHLPAALPPFTEQLDLSLNHLSAIRPRAFHSTQRLRILLLNDNVIAVLADGAFSLLEGLLRLDLSRNRISFLSEGFSQGLSSLRDLSLAENRLTSLDSSCFVHFDALQRLNLSHNAIETIKMRAFGSMSTLRQLQLNSNNLTVLKNGIFSMLRNLEVLNLHHNQIHYLDVGVLSPLTSLALLDLTNNNLSTIQFMTFLSLKTSSTHIILQGNPWNCDCDLQRVFRKLCNVKRLFLDDYDNLTCVNLDESQRNYTMKEELCIAEMVTVLVITLTVVITVVAAIVMAEKKRKKKNKEKHWTEVGELSCASQD; this is translated from the exons Atgacagacaccaaactcag AACCTCCAGGATGCATCTGTTGTTCGTGCTTCCCTTGGTGCTCGAGGTCCAGTCCATCTCCATGAGTCAAAACCTCACCTATGACTGCACCTGTTACGAGGAGCTCAAATTCACCAACTGCACCAGCAGAAATTTCACCCACCTGCCCGCTGCTCTTCCACCCTTTACCGAACAACTGGACCTGTCCCTCAACCACCTGAGTGCCATCCGGCCCCGAGCCTTCCACAGCACACAAAGACTTCGCATCCTGCTCCTGAATGACAATGTGATTGCTGTGCTAGCTGACGGAGCGTTCTCTCTTCTGGAAGGACTGTTGAGGTTGGACCTGAGCCGAAACCGAATCTCATTCCTGAGTGAAGGATTTTCGCAGGGTCTCAGTTCCCTTCGAGATCTGTCACTGGCTGAGAACCGATTGACCAGCTTGGACAGCAGTTGTTTTGTCCACTTTGATGCCCTCCAAAGACTCAACCTCAGCCATAATGCTATCGAGACCATCAAGATGAGGGCGTTTGGTTCCATGAGTACCCTACGCCAGCTACAACTCAACTCAAACAATTTAACAGTTCTCAAAAATGGCATCTTCTCCATGCTACGAAACCTCGAAGTCTTGAATTTACATCACAACCAAATACACTACTTGGACGTCGGCGTGCTTTCGCCATTGACCAGTCTCGCTCTACTGGACCTCACCAACAACAACCTCTCCACGATTCAGTTCATGACCTTCCTGAGTCTCAAAACGTCCAGCACTCACATAATACTCCAAGGAAACCCGTGGAATTGTGACTGCGATCTGCAGCGGGTCTTCCGGAAACTCTGTAACGTCAAGAGGCTCTTCCTGGACGACTACGATAACCTCACATGCGTGAATTTGGACGAAAGTCAAAGGAACTACACGATGAAAGAGGAGCTCTGCATTGCAGAGATGGTTACTGTCCTGGTCATCACGCTCACGGTGGTCATCACTGTTGTGGCTGCCATCGTCATGGcggagaagaaaaggaaaaaaaagaacaaagaaaagcaTTGGACAGAAGTCGGCGAGTTGTCGTGCGCATCGCAAGACTGA